From one Peredibacter starrii genomic stretch:
- a CDS encoding alpha/beta hydrolase: protein MEATTSNLGFRHTGFDAGQFTREIDIESQDGLMLHGWQIEPQGGLARGNIVIVHGMKDYSERYLDFARELSQAGYQVFGMDLRGLGRSGGDRNYFPHIEDTVEDLNRALKAFKQFDNNQPWIIFGHSAGGNIVARYAIDHQIAIDGFILSGPFLKPMPALNEFIIGALKAVNLVAPHTNMVDLPDKDFSKDPKVVQDMLSDPLINHTKIPARTGVEILNNCKYIEMNRSVISLPFLVIHGESDLVNNIEGTKEFFESTKNIPGKQIRTYPGVYHDLLHEPERELVASDIISWINSVSTRH from the coding sequence TTGATATTGAATCTCAGGACGGGCTGATGTTGCACGGCTGGCAGATTGAGCCTCAAGGTGGTCTTGCCCGTGGGAATATAGTGATTGTTCATGGAATGAAAGACTACTCTGAAAGATATCTCGATTTTGCGAGAGAACTCTCTCAAGCAGGTTATCAGGTTTTTGGAATGGATCTAAGGGGCCTTGGAAGATCAGGTGGAGATCGAAATTATTTTCCACATATCGAAGACACAGTAGAAGATCTCAATCGCGCTTTGAAGGCCTTCAAGCAGTTCGATAATAATCAACCCTGGATCATCTTTGGCCATAGTGCTGGTGGGAATATTGTGGCCCGCTATGCAATCGATCACCAGATTGCCATTGATGGTTTTATTTTAAGCGGCCCCTTCTTAAAACCCATGCCAGCATTGAATGAGTTTATCATTGGTGCTTTGAAAGCGGTGAATCTGGTTGCCCCTCATACCAACATGGTGGATTTACCGGACAAGGACTTTTCAAAAGATCCAAAAGTCGTACAGGACATGCTGAGTGATCCCTTAATAAATCACACTAAAATTCCGGCCCGGACGGGAGTGGAAATTCTCAATAACTGCAAATACATCGAGATGAACCGATCGGTAATATCCCTTCCTTTTCTTGTCATTCACGGAGAAAGTGATCTGGTGAATAACATTGAAGGCACAAAAGAATTTTTTGAAAGCACTAAAAACATTCCGGGAAAACAAATCAGGACCTATCCAGGTGTCTATCACGATCTATTGCATGAGCCAGAAAGAGAGCTTGTCGCGAGTGATATTATTTCCTGGATCAATAGTGTGAGTACCCGACACTAG
- a CDS encoding bestrophin family protein: MINYDPHRWMDHFFDIRGSLVKEILGRVLLCTTWSAGVVYFHVYIHPIAIPSIVHTLVGLALGLLLVFRTNASYDRFWEGRKLWGGIVNETRNLIRSSEAFLINAPEIRHEIASWMLAFVYGSMNALRDKKSFGPIENRLPPEKLKAAMEAPHPALFAAKQISLLLQKAKSEGHITDYVQATIDQNVQLLVDYIGGCERIHKTPLPFAYVVHLRRALVIYCFTLPFALVGSFEWPWATILDTLFLAYIFFGIEEIGVEIEDPFGEDENDLPLETICASIEKNTMGLLS, from the coding sequence ATGATTAATTATGATCCTCATCGTTGGATGGACCACTTTTTTGATATTCGTGGTTCATTAGTAAAAGAAATTCTCGGCCGAGTACTTCTGTGTACCACGTGGTCGGCGGGTGTTGTTTATTTCCATGTCTATATTCATCCCATTGCCATTCCATCCATCGTTCATACTTTGGTTGGTCTGGCACTGGGTCTTCTTCTGGTCTTTAGAACAAATGCTTCCTATGATCGATTCTGGGAAGGAAGAAAACTCTGGGGTGGCATTGTAAATGAAACCAGAAATCTAATCAGATCTTCGGAAGCATTCTTGATCAATGCTCCCGAAATCCGACATGAGATCGCCAGTTGGATGCTTGCATTCGTCTATGGTTCCATGAACGCTCTTCGCGATAAGAAAAGCTTTGGCCCGATTGAAAATCGTCTTCCGCCTGAGAAATTAAAGGCCGCCATGGAGGCCCCTCATCCAGCTTTATTCGCGGCCAAACAAATTAGCCTTCTTCTTCAAAAGGCCAAATCAGAAGGTCATATCACTGATTATGTTCAGGCGACCATCGATCAGAACGTGCAACTTCTTGTGGACTACATTGGAGGTTGTGAACGCATTCACAAAACGCCACTTCCCTTCGCCTATGTCGTGCACCTTCGTCGGGCCCTGGTGATTTATTGCTTCACTTTACCGTTTGCTTTGGTGGGTTCATTTGAATGGCCATGGGCCACAATACTCGACACCTTGTTCCTCGCTTACATTTTCTTTGGCATTGAAGAGATCGGTGTCGAGATTGAGGATCCGTTTGGAGAAGATGAGAACGATCTTCCCCTGGAAACAATTTGTGCTTCTATTGAAAAGAATACTATGGGGCTTCTTTCTTAA
- a CDS encoding chloride channel protein has product MYKQIEFDRKKLIILCSLAALIGALATVVAKVLLLAIAFFTNLFWFQSLSTHRVELGEHQFPLIYIFIPVIGGFIVGLMARYGSKAIRGHGIPEVMENILTKESKIPRRMTLLKPLSAAISIGSGGPFGAEGPIIATGSSLGSWIGRHFYFSEYERKILLAVGAAAGMTAIFGTPLAAVFICIELLLFEFSAKSFIPVLIAVSTAFAIRLASGHTHAEFPIGEFTEVVNGKNIFFYFMAGAVTGAVACVVSKLVFIIEDVFEKLPIHWMWWPMIGGLVVGIIGYIDPRSLGVGYVNITNALQGKLLLIPAITLFVFKFISWSISLGSGTSGGTLAPLLTFGSSLGVILSYVGHFIFPDAGIIPEVTALVCMSSMFSGATRAVLTSTIFALEVTGTHFGVAPLLLGNSAAYLISLFFLKETIMTEKIVRRGVHVPNEYFSVKKEAP; this is encoded by the coding sequence ATGTACAAACAAATCGAATTTGATCGAAAGAAATTGATCATTCTCTGCTCGTTAGCCGCGCTTATCGGTGCTCTCGCAACTGTGGTCGCAAAAGTTTTATTACTCGCCATTGCTTTCTTCACAAACCTTTTTTGGTTTCAATCTCTCTCTACCCATAGAGTGGAATTAGGTGAACATCAATTTCCTCTGATCTATATTTTCATTCCAGTGATTGGTGGTTTCATTGTCGGTCTTATGGCCCGTTATGGAAGCAAGGCGATCCGAGGTCACGGTATTCCAGAGGTGATGGAAAATATTCTTACAAAAGAAAGTAAAATTCCTCGTCGTATGACTTTACTTAAACCTTTATCGGCGGCGATCTCAATTGGATCCGGTGGACCGTTCGGTGCAGAGGGACCAATTATTGCGACCGGGAGTTCGCTTGGTTCATGGATTGGAAGACATTTTTATTTCTCCGAGTATGAGAGAAAAATTCTTCTCGCTGTAGGCGCTGCCGCTGGGATGACTGCCATCTTTGGAACTCCGCTGGCGGCGGTCTTTATTTGTATTGAACTTCTTCTCTTTGAGTTCTCTGCGAAATCTTTCATACCAGTTTTAATTGCAGTTTCTACTGCCTTCGCCATTCGACTTGCCAGCGGACACACTCACGCGGAATTCCCAATTGGAGAGTTCACTGAGGTGGTAAACGGCAAAAATATTTTCTTCTATTTCATGGCAGGGGCGGTGACGGGCGCAGTTGCATGTGTGGTTTCTAAATTGGTCTTCATCATTGAAGATGTGTTTGAGAAACTTCCTATTCATTGGATGTGGTGGCCAATGATTGGTGGTCTAGTGGTCGGAATCATCGGTTATATTGATCCACGTAGTTTAGGGGTGGGGTATGTGAACATCACAAATGCCCTGCAAGGAAAGCTGTTACTCATTCCAGCGATTACCTTGTTCGTGTTTAAGTTTATCTCGTGGTCGATTTCACTTGGAAGTGGAACTTCCGGAGGAACCCTGGCACCACTTCTGACTTTCGGAAGTAGTCTGGGAGTCATTCTAAGTTATGTTGGGCATTTCATTTTTCCAGACGCGGGGATTATTCCAGAAGTAACTGCACTGGTTTGTATGTCATCTATGTTCTCGGGGGCCACCAGAGCGGTTCTGACTTCAACGATTTTTGCCTTAGAAGTGACGGGAACTCATTTTGGAGTGGCACCACTTCTTTTAGGAAATAGTGCCGCATATTTGATTTCGCTTTTCTTCTTAAAAGAAACCATTATGACAGAGAAAATTGTACGACGTGGAGTCCACGTTCCAAATGAATATTTCTCAGTTAAGAAAGAAGCCCCATAG
- a CDS encoding multidrug effflux MFS transporter — protein MNNSQRRSLILILGFLTALSPFSIDMYLSAFPLMAEYFQTDVAQVSITLSSYFIGLASGQLFYGPLMDRFGRKKPLIIGLLIYILASITCAFAKSIEALIVIRVIQAVGGCAASVGAFAMVRDLFEPRESAKVLSLLILILGVSPLLAPTVGGYLSVYFGWQSVFVALAIGSSLLLFIVTKFLPESHHADETHVLQPLPILKNYLSILREPQFYTYAIAGAVGFSGLFVYLAASPTIFMEVFKVSEQVYGWIFAFVAMGMVGTSQLNVVLLKKYSNEQILLGALCLLTLTASTFFICAYNDWYNVYGVVITMFIYLSSIGLSNPNAAALAMAPFARKAGSAAAMLGFLQMAIGSLASVMVGVLKAQQLAPIGGIFVGTSTLALLILFLGSKRIVGRTVEG, from the coding sequence ATGAATAATTCTCAACGTCGCTCACTCATTCTCATTTTAGGTTTTTTGACCGCTTTATCTCCCTTTTCGATTGATATGTATTTATCTGCTTTTCCTTTGATGGCAGAGTACTTTCAAACCGACGTGGCGCAAGTTTCGATCACGCTTTCGAGTTATTTTATTGGCCTTGCTTCCGGACAATTATTTTATGGCCCATTGATGGACCGTTTTGGAAGAAAGAAACCGCTGATTATTGGTCTTCTCATTTATATCCTGGCCTCCATTACCTGTGCCTTTGCTAAATCGATTGAAGCTTTGATTGTCATTCGCGTGATTCAAGCAGTTGGTGGATGTGCGGCGAGTGTAGGTGCTTTTGCAATGGTTCGCGATCTCTTTGAGCCAAGAGAGAGTGCCAAGGTTCTATCGCTTTTAATTCTCATTCTGGGAGTTTCGCCACTCTTAGCACCTACTGTTGGTGGTTATTTGTCGGTCTACTTTGGATGGCAATCTGTCTTCGTGGCGCTAGCCATTGGCTCAAGTCTTCTGCTTTTCATTGTGACGAAGTTTCTGCCGGAGAGTCATCACGCTGATGAGACACATGTTCTTCAACCACTTCCCATTCTCAAAAACTATCTATCGATTCTTCGAGAGCCTCAATTCTATACATATGCGATTGCTGGAGCAGTTGGTTTTTCAGGTCTCTTTGTTTATCTTGCTGCTTCTCCCACAATTTTTATGGAAGTCTTCAAAGTCAGCGAACAGGTCTACGGCTGGATTTTCGCTTTCGTGGCCATGGGGATGGTTGGCACGAGTCAGCTTAACGTAGTTCTTCTGAAAAAATATTCCAATGAACAAATTTTATTAGGTGCACTTTGTTTACTTACTTTGACTGCATCTACTTTTTTTATCTGCGCTTATAACGATTGGTATAATGTTTATGGCGTAGTGATCACCATGTTCATTTATCTATCATCAATTGGTTTATCAAATCCTAATGCTGCAGCACTGGCCATGGCCCCTTTCGCCAGAAAAGCGGGAAGTGCGGCGGCCATGCTGGGTTTCCTTCAAATGGCAATCGGCTCACTTGCTTCAGTGATGGTAGGTGTTTTAAAGGCACAACAGCTCGCTCCCATCGGAGGAATCTTTGTTGGAACTTCTACTCTGGCGCTTCTCATTTTATTCTTAGGTAGTAAGAGAATTGTCGGAAGAACCGTCGAAGGTTAA
- a CDS encoding LysR family transcriptional regulator produces MESRELKAFVILAEELNFRKAAERLNMSQPPLSRLINQMEYDLGVKLFNRSTRQVELTGAGLHLLKKGKDLLSQMEKMEMEVRSLPKMKEKKLHFSFTHSAFHSNIPRIISSFKEQFPKVEIEIEEHTLSSLERFLKSGKVDIAFGVNDFKDSAIEKMAVQTHEIGVLVPIHNPLAKKKTIRPQDLEGETLIFHGKHENLGFQSEFLEYLKSKDVHPKVYYKKRKESCPTLVTHGKGLLITSRSMMHTREGAIFVPFAEYSPRLKIFANWARENKSLPLQMFLNFLEEQTSVPSSEMDYHLA; encoded by the coding sequence ATGGAATCTAGAGAGTTGAAAGCATTTGTGATCCTGGCCGAAGAGCTTAATTTCAGAAAGGCTGCTGAGAGACTTAATATGAGTCAACCGCCACTTAGTCGGCTTATCAATCAGATGGAATATGATTTAGGAGTAAAACTCTTCAATCGATCAACCAGACAAGTTGAGTTAACCGGTGCGGGACTTCACTTATTAAAAAAAGGGAAAGATCTTCTTTCTCAAATGGAAAAGATGGAGATGGAAGTTCGCTCCTTGCCAAAGATGAAAGAGAAAAAACTTCATTTTAGTTTCACTCATTCAGCATTTCATTCAAATATCCCTCGAATCATAAGTTCATTTAAAGAACAGTTTCCTAAAGTCGAGATAGAAATTGAGGAGCACACATTAAGTTCACTCGAACGATTTTTAAAGTCCGGTAAGGTGGATATTGCCTTTGGAGTAAATGATTTTAAAGATTCTGCTATTGAAAAAATGGCGGTTCAGACCCATGAGATTGGTGTTCTTGTTCCCATCCATAATCCACTGGCCAAAAAGAAGACCATTCGCCCTCAGGATTTAGAAGGTGAGACCCTCATTTTTCACGGTAAGCATGAGAACCTGGGATTTCAGTCTGAGTTCTTAGAGTATTTGAAATCCAAAGATGTGCATCCCAAGGTCTACTATAAAAAGCGCAAAGAGAGTTGTCCCACACTTGTGACTCACGGGAAAGGACTTCTGATTACATCGAGGAGTATGATGCATACAAGGGAAGGAGCGATCTTCGTACCATTCGCTGAATATTCGCCGCGATTAAAAATATTCGCTAACTGGGCCCGGGAGAATAAGTCACTCCCACTCCAGATGTTTCTTAACTTCTTAGAGGAACAAACCTCGGTACCCTCTTCAGAGATGGACTATCATTTAGCATAG
- a CDS encoding NAD(P)/FAD-dependent oxidoreductase: MKEIFDVVIVGGGPAGLSAALTLGRGNRSVLILDEGKGRNAPASHMMNFPSRDGTPPMEFRELIKRDLRKYSNVQIASLGVKSIVREEHHFLINEEIKARKILLAHGVKDILLPLPGFSELWGKSIFHCPYCHGYEHLKEPIGIIGDNKTALHYAILVKSLTDNLIVFSNGAEVDPAPFEKNGIKVYSSPIDSLIHQGDRLIAVKLMSGETIERSYLFYRPEQKLTSDLGTKLGCELNEHGLYKVQDSGETTVKGIYAAGDITELRQSVLMATASGQKAAAHINFEILHERF, encoded by the coding sequence ATGAAAGAGATATTTGATGTTGTCATCGTTGGCGGTGGTCCGGCCGGATTAAGCGCGGCCCTGACATTGGGCCGTGGAAATAGATCGGTCCTCATTCTGGATGAAGGAAAAGGTAGAAACGCTCCTGCCTCACATATGATGAACTTTCCTTCCCGGGATGGAACTCCTCCGATGGAATTTCGAGAACTCATTAAGAGGGATTTGAGAAAATATTCTAATGTTCAAATTGCATCGTTAGGGGTCAAATCAATTGTCAGAGAAGAGCATCATTTCTTGATCAATGAGGAGATCAAGGCGAGAAAGATTCTTCTTGCTCATGGAGTAAAAGATATTCTGCTTCCACTTCCGGGGTTCTCAGAACTATGGGGGAAATCTATTTTCCATTGCCCTTACTGCCATGGGTATGAGCATCTGAAGGAACCTATTGGTATTATCGGTGACAATAAAACTGCTCTTCATTACGCGATCCTGGTAAAGTCACTGACTGATAATTTAATTGTCTTCTCTAACGGAGCAGAAGTTGATCCAGCTCCTTTCGAAAAAAATGGAATCAAAGTTTACTCCTCCCCCATCGATTCCCTTATTCACCAAGGTGATAGACTTATTGCAGTGAAACTAATGAGTGGCGAAACAATTGAAAGGAGCTACCTCTTTTACCGACCTGAGCAAAAACTCACGTCAGACCTTGGAACCAAGCTGGGATGTGAATTAAATGAACACGGCCTATATAAGGTTCAGGACAGTGGAGAAACAACCGTTAAAGGAATTTATGCGGCCGGTGATATCACTGAACTTAGACAATCTGTATTAATGGCCACAGCGTCAGGACAAAAAGCGGCAGCGCACATTAATTTCGAAATCTTGCACGAAAGGTTTTAA
- a CDS encoding response regulator, with product MIKQNQVSDLSFKKLTISSIIAVTLLFGITIFIYLKVKQTETSNRWIQHTLEVLAKLEEVKGIVYKAENSYRQQNKDFFKLTAESKIHIQKVSELVRDNRPQSRNLDAAEKKLDELFDYYADKTESAGANRQEEGKLLYEVEQSIQKVKDQEEKLLQERLAAVNQVSESTSNGIIFGSFLSLFIILIFIVLTFREYALGKSILHQLDQNMQVQKAIVDATAFAVIAVNKDGHVKRFNPAAEKMLGYSAQEAIGKSPSIFHRPEEIAQYTNELFEEYKERVPVGFEAFRYKADKRITSSRNWTFVRKDGSTLPVNLTISPLVGFNGEISGYMGIAYDLTKQNEFENALITAKEEAIARTQEKSDFLANMSHEIRTPMNAIMGMAELLKETELTLEQQKYVSIFQSAGNSLLNIINDILDLSKIESGNLELEEQPFKFSTMVANAAEIMALKAHQKHLELAIDLEDDMYDYYLGDENRLRQVLLNLLGNAIKFTRKGEILLKIHTTDGSSPATKKIIIEVQDTGIGMSDGQVRNLFQRYVQGSTSISKEFGGSGLGLNITKKLLALMNGEIEVHSTLGVGSSFKATLELKMAEGFQKDEKKKHLKGLKFLIVDDTKINRLIMKKILEKTGAITEEADNGKNALKKYEETKTRKLTNYDMILLDCHMPDLNGFEVAKTIKEEDPKGAPEILMLTSDNRPGDLAKAKDLKLHAPIIKPIMKHELLATIYKVLSRPQDNTKDGDVIPTKEDVLRGLRIMLVDDNDENRFVIRAFLKDKESTIDEAKNGREAINLFLAGTYDLVIMDMHMPIMDGYAATRELRKIETENNYAFVPILALSAYAFKEEIYKSIDAGANGYLVKPVSKIKLLQKIKELTNPIEVVIHGEIKDLIPEFLNSRQVELTKLYLAHSNQDYVYMEETGHKLKGTAGSYGFERLSQIGKDIEECAKSRNDHYLSLALSDYRIFLKLVQVVYTS from the coding sequence ATGATCAAACAAAATCAAGTATCAGACCTAAGCTTCAAAAAACTTACTATTTCCTCCATCATTGCCGTGACCCTTCTATTCGGCATAACTATCTTCATTTATCTTAAAGTTAAACAAACTGAAACGAGTAATAGATGGATCCAGCATACCCTTGAAGTTCTGGCCAAACTTGAAGAAGTAAAAGGTATTGTCTACAAGGCCGAAAACTCCTACCGCCAACAGAACAAAGATTTCTTTAAGCTTACGGCAGAGTCAAAAATACACATTCAAAAAGTTTCTGAACTTGTGAGAGACAACAGGCCCCAATCCAGAAATTTGGATGCGGCAGAAAAAAAGCTTGATGAACTGTTCGATTACTATGCTGATAAAACTGAATCGGCCGGAGCAAATCGCCAGGAGGAAGGGAAACTATTATATGAAGTTGAACAAAGTATTCAAAAAGTAAAAGACCAGGAAGAGAAATTACTTCAGGAAAGACTGGCCGCAGTCAATCAAGTCAGTGAATCAACCAGTAATGGAATTATATTTGGAAGTTTTCTTTCTCTTTTTATCATTCTGATTTTTATTGTGCTTACCTTCCGCGAATATGCGCTTGGTAAATCGATATTGCACCAATTAGATCAAAACATGCAGGTACAAAAGGCCATTGTGGATGCAACCGCATTCGCGGTGATCGCGGTCAATAAAGATGGACACGTTAAGCGTTTCAACCCCGCGGCGGAAAAAATGTTGGGCTATTCTGCACAAGAGGCCATTGGAAAAAGTCCCTCTATTTTTCATCGGCCGGAGGAAATAGCACAATATACAAATGAACTCTTTGAAGAATATAAGGAGAGGGTCCCTGTTGGTTTTGAGGCCTTTAGATATAAAGCGGATAAAAGAATCACCTCAAGTAGAAACTGGACCTTCGTGAGAAAAGATGGCTCTACACTTCCAGTCAATCTGACTATTTCTCCACTGGTAGGATTCAACGGCGAAATCAGTGGTTATATGGGCATTGCTTATGATCTTACGAAGCAGAATGAATTTGAAAATGCCCTCATCACCGCCAAGGAAGAGGCCATTGCGAGGACCCAGGAAAAATCGGACTTCCTGGCCAACATGAGCCACGAAATCAGAACTCCTATGAATGCGATCATGGGTATGGCCGAACTTTTAAAAGAAACCGAACTGACTCTCGAACAGCAAAAGTATGTTTCAATCTTTCAAAGTGCTGGTAATAGTCTTCTAAACATCATCAACGACATTCTGGATCTTTCAAAAATTGAATCGGGTAATCTTGAATTAGAGGAGCAGCCTTTCAAATTCAGTACGATGGTGGCAAATGCGGCCGAAATCATGGCGCTTAAGGCCCATCAAAAACATCTGGAACTTGCGATTGATCTGGAAGATGACATGTATGACTACTATCTAGGAGATGAAAATCGCCTAAGACAGGTTCTACTGAATCTTTTGGGCAACGCCATCAAGTTTACACGTAAGGGTGAGATTCTTTTGAAGATTCATACGACCGACGGCTCCTCGCCCGCAACTAAAAAAATTATTATCGAAGTCCAGGATACAGGAATTGGAATGTCCGATGGACAAGTTCGAAATCTCTTCCAACGATATGTTCAGGGAAGCACTTCCATTTCAAAAGAGTTTGGAGGTTCGGGGCTTGGCTTAAATATTACAAAAAAGTTATTGGCCCTCATGAATGGAGAAATTGAGGTCCATAGTACTTTGGGGGTAGGTTCTAGTTTCAAGGCCACCCTGGAACTTAAAATGGCCGAAGGTTTTCAAAAAGATGAGAAGAAAAAACATCTCAAGGGTCTTAAATTCCTGATCGTTGATGACACTAAGATCAATCGTCTTATCATGAAGAAAATCCTGGAAAAGACCGGGGCGATTACAGAAGAGGCAGATAATGGGAAAAATGCCCTAAAAAAATATGAAGAAACTAAAACCAGGAAGCTGACTAATTACGACATGATTCTCTTAGATTGTCACATGCCAGATTTGAATGGATTCGAGGTCGCTAAAACAATTAAAGAAGAAGACCCCAAAGGTGCCCCTGAAATTCTCATGCTCACATCAGATAATCGCCCCGGAGATTTAGCGAAGGCCAAGGATTTAAAGCTTCATGCACCAATCATAAAGCCAATCATGAAACATGAACTACTTGCCACAATTTATAAGGTTTTAAGTCGGCCCCAGGATAATACAAAAGATGGAGACGTCATCCCAACGAAGGAAGATGTTCTTCGCGGTCTGAGAATTATGCTGGTCGATGATAATGACGAGAACCGTTTTGTCATTAGGGCCTTTTTGAAAGACAAGGAAAGTACTATTGATGAAGCTAAGAATGGGCGTGAGGCAATTAACCTGTTCCTGGCCGGAACTTATGATTTAGTCATTATGGACATGCACATGCCCATCATGGATGGATATGCGGCGACCCGAGAACTGAGAAAGATTGAGACCGAGAACAATTATGCCTTTGTTCCGATTCTCGCCCTTTCCGCCTATGCATTCAAAGAAGAAATCTATAAAAGCATTGATGCCGGGGCCAATGGTTACCTGGTGAAACCAGTATCTAAGATCAAACTACTTCAAAAGATAAAAGAGCTCACTAACCCGATTGAAGTTGTGATCCATGGAGAAATCAAGGACCTGATTCCGGAATTTTTGAATTCCCGTCAGGTAGAACTGACAAAGCTGTATCTCGCCCACTCCAACCAGGACTATGTTTATATGGAAGAAACAGGTCATAAACTAAAAGGGACCGCAGGCTCATATGGGTTTGAACGTCTGAGCCAGATTGGAAAAGACATTGAGGAATGCGCGAAATCAAGAAATGATCACTATCTTTCACTCGCCTTATCTGACTATCGTATTTTCTTAAAGCTCGTTCAAGTCGTTTATACTAGCTGA
- a CDS encoding response regulator transcription factor, whose product MDKFKALYLEDDPSMQSLVMKILPENIEVSQAHNMSGALDLLNRNTFHIILVDLRLEGESGFEFLESLKDREFPFIPSIIIITASENEADEVRSHKLNVFEFIRKPLRPEAFKSQMEKYINRFRTGHNHVVKRVGPFVIDESKMEVKLTFDHTEEPILLTLKEYKLLLKLVNNPKKTYTREELLKEVWNISSDVQSRTIDMHISSLRKKLGAVGDTISSIRGVGYSFNLDKIS is encoded by the coding sequence ATGGATAAGTTTAAAGCACTTTATCTTGAAGACGATCCCTCTATGCAATCTTTGGTCATGAAGATTCTTCCGGAAAATATCGAGGTAAGTCAGGCCCATAACATGAGTGGGGCCCTGGATCTTTTAAACCGAAACACCTTCCATATTATCCTGGTTGACCTAAGACTTGAGGGGGAATCAGGGTTTGAGTTTTTAGAGTCATTAAAAGATCGAGAGTTTCCATTCATCCCTTCTATCATCATCATTACCGCCTCTGAAAATGAGGCCGATGAAGTTCGATCGCATAAACTTAATGTCTTTGAATTCATCCGAAAACCATTGCGTCCTGAGGCCTTTAAGTCGCAAATGGAAAAGTATATTAATCGCTTTCGCACCGGGCATAATCATGTCGTGAAGCGTGTGGGACCTTTTGTGATTGATGAATCAAAAATGGAAGTAAAGCTGACTTTCGATCACACCGAAGAACCTATTCTTCTCACTTTAAAGGAGTATAAACTTCTCCTCAAACTAGTTAACAATCCAAAAAAAACCTATACCAGAGAAGAGCTATTAAAAGAGGTTTGGAATATTAGTTCTGATGTTCAAAGCCGCACCATTGATATGCATATTAGCTCTCTCAGAAAAAAGCTTGGCGCTGTGGGAGATACGATCTCATCAATCCGAGGCGTGGGCTATTCCTTCAATCTGGACAAGATCAGCTAG
- a CDS encoding MFS transporter — MPLAIYALMIGAFGIGTTEFVIMGILPQIAKDLGVNLSTAGLLISGYALGVAIGAPFLSLLSTRFPKKSALVALMAIFTIGNLVCAIAPDYWTLMIARVITSFAHGTFFGIGSVVATNLVKPNQKALAIALMFTGLTIANILGVPFGTWLGQLYGWRMTFWAVTAVGPLAMLGLLYLVPKDSEKNIVPDIRSELAAVKRPEVLLGLLLTVIGFGGVFALFTYIAPILTDITHFNEKAISPILLLFGLGLIFGNIVGGKFADKKLMPTLVGSLLALTIVMIGFGIFSHHQTSVIILVFLLGFTGFATVPPLQMRVLESAGDAPTLASALNIAAFNLGNALGAWGGGLIIDNGPGLSAVPWGGFAISAAALLLSIVMWKKDAAVAA, encoded by the coding sequence ATGCCATTAGCTATATACGCCTTGATGATTGGTGCCTTTGGAATTGGTACTACCGAATTTGTTATTATGGGAATTCTGCCTCAGATTGCAAAAGATCTGGGAGTAAATCTTTCAACCGCTGGTCTGTTGATTAGTGGTTATGCTCTAGGAGTTGCGATCGGCGCTCCTTTCTTGTCCCTTCTATCCACTCGCTTCCCCAAAAAGTCTGCTCTGGTGGCCTTGATGGCGATCTTTACGATTGGTAATTTAGTTTGTGCCATCGCTCCCGATTATTGGACTTTGATGATTGCGAGAGTCATCACTTCATTTGCACATGGAACTTTTTTTGGAATCGGCTCCGTCGTTGCCACTAATCTGGTGAAACCAAATCAAAAGGCCCTGGCCATTGCTCTGATGTTCACTGGTCTTACGATTGCAAATATCTTGGGAGTACCTTTTGGAACCTGGTTGGGTCAACTCTATGGTTGGAGAATGACTTTTTGGGCGGTCACAGCAGTGGGACCTCTGGCAATGCTTGGTCTCTTGTATCTCGTTCCAAAAGATTCTGAGAAAAATATAGTACCTGATATTCGTTCAGAGCTCGCAGCGGTAAAGCGTCCCGAAGTGTTGTTGGGTCTTCTTCTCACTGTCATTGGCTTTGGCGGAGTGTTTGCTTTGTTTACTTACATTGCTCCCATCCTGACCGACATCACGCACTTCAATGAAAAGGCCATTTCACCCATTTTATTATTATTTGGACTTGGGCTTATCTTCGGAAACATTGTGGGTGGAAAATTTGCGGACAAAAAATTGATGCCGACGTTGGTTGGAAGTTTATTGGCATTGACCATTGTGATGATTGGATTTGGAATTTTCTCTCACCATCAAACAAGTGTTATTATCCTGGTTTTCCTTCTTGGCTTTACTGGTTTTGCGACGGTGCCTCCACTTCAAATGCGAGTGCTGGAAAGTGCCGGAGATGCTCCCACACTGGCCTCTGCTCTGAATATTGCTGCTTTTAACTTGGGTAATGCTCTTGGTGCATGGGGTGGAGGACTTATTATTGATAACGGTCCAGGACTCTCGGCCGTTCCTTGGGGAGGATTTGCGATTTCGGCCGCAGCTCTTTTACTGTCGATCGTGATGTGGAAAAAAGACGCAGCCGTTGCGGCTTGA